CTCACATCCGATTCTCGTTCGCTCTTTATGTTTGACGCTTTCGGTCTGACCCTATTCGTGATCACCGGCATACAGAAGAGCCTTCTTTACGGCTACCCGATGTGGGTGGCTATAGTAATGGGCATGATCACAGGCTCATTCGGAGGCATAATGCGCGACGTGCTCATCAATGAGGAGCCACTATTTTTCCGCAAGGATATCTACGCCACCGCATGTATAGCCGGAGGGTTTGTGTACTGGGCGACATGGATATGCGGCGGCGATGACCTGCTCCGTCAGTTGCTTTGCGCCCTCACTATACTCATCCTCCGATGGGGTGCGCTACGCTACGGATGGCATCTGCCTGAAATGAAAGAAGGGACCGCCTTCCGCCGCAACCGGAAGTGACAGGCAATCACAGGAAGTAATAACAACGCGACGGCTGAACTTGCTGTTCAGCCGTCGCGTTGTTATCATTGGTTCACTATAGACCTACCCGAGCTGTGAGACTAAAGTTTATCATATGGAGCATAAGTGTCATAATCGAGTGCTATACCCCACTGAGGATTGTATTTGAGGATAGCATTGTCGATATTGATATGATTAAATACCGGTGATGATATAGGCGCGCTGTACTCCTTGTCGCCAATCCTATGTACAATGGTCTGTTTGCTCCAAGGTTTGCCGTTATCAAAGGCATAGCGTTTGAGGTCAACCGTACGCTGGAAAGATGCTATGTGCTGTTCGCGTCGACGTTCATTCAGAATCTCATTGAGAAGCTGATCCTGATCAAACGAACTACCTCCAGGAAGATCGGTGACAGATCCTGAATAACGGTACTTACGTAAAGTGTTAAGACTAGCCAATGCATCCGTGATATTCCCGGTTCTAGCCTCCGCCTCCGCCTTTTCAAGAAGAATTATAGGATATGTCAGACCTGTAGTAGTCGACATATTCTCTCGTCTGTAATAGCTTATCTGTATTCCGTCGTCGTAGGTCTCGTCACCGACCTTTTTCTTAAAACCTTCGTCAGCAAGAGCAAAAAGGTCCCAACGTTTATCAGTCGATTTATCAAATATCGACTTCCAGTCATCAGAGGGATAAAAACGCAAAGGTGATCCCCCATAGGCTGACGGACGATAAAGAAGATTCTCTCTGTTTTCAACCATATCAAAGCTAAGGTCCGGACCTCTGAACTCCATGTATACGCGCGGATCAACCCCAGGAGCCGGATCTATCTCTGATATCTGCTCATAGTAGAAGTCATTGAAGTCATATATGAGATTATCGACCGATCCTTTGGCTGCAAGAGCCAGCCTCCACGCTTCCGAAATGTCCGAAAGCATATCATTCCAATTACGCATATACATATGATACTCTGCACGCAGCGCATAAGCGGCAGTCTTGTTTGCCCGGGCTGCGTTCGGGGTGAAATCAGGTGCATTCGCACAAGCGAAATCAAGGTCGGACTTCACCTGTTCAAACAATTGGGCTGTTGTAGCGAGAGGACCGTTTGACACAATAGGGTCACCACTGGTGCGAAGCGGAATGCATGGGGTATCATTCGGACCGTAAGGATCATACATAGGACCGTAAGTAAGAGCGGCATTCATATATATCCATGCCCTTCCTGCCATAGCCTGGGCTATCACTCCTCTGGAATATTCATCATTGACCCCTAAATCATTGATTCCGTCAATGACATTGTTGAAATATGCAACTGCACCATATATCCCTGACGACCAAAAAAACGGCGTGACATTAGGCTGCACCAGTCTGTCATAGAATACATAGGCTGAAAGGACCTCCAGGTTAGGATGGCTCGGTATGTACTGATAATGAGCATGATTATAAGACAGGCACAGATTATCGCCCAATAACGCATAACAGCAACCGCTGTTGTTGTCCATCATAAAGTATCCTATAGTCTTGTCATTATTTAAAAGGTTCTCAAACTGTGATACCTCAGTGGGGATCATCTTTCCAACCGGCTTAACATCCAGATAGTCATCACACGATGTTGCCAATACTATAAATAGCAAGAAGATTATATGCTTGATAGTTTTCATAATTGTATCGTAGATATGTGATTAAAAGCTGAAACTCAGTCCCACATAATATTCCGCAGAACGAGGCAGCACCGAAAAACCGGCATTAGACGAAGCTCCTACCCCATTGCTGTAGTCCATCTCCATTGTCTCGGGATCGATATCGACACCTTTAGCTGTGATACGGAACAGATTACGTCCCTGTAGGTATATACGTGCCTCGCTCATACCGATACTGTTGATCAGCGATCGGTCAAATGTATAGGCTATAGTAAGGTCTCGGAGCTTGGCATAACTTGCATTACCAATATTTACATCGCAATACGGAAAATAGAACAGGTCACTGTTCCAAGAACTCAGAGCCGGATATATGGTATGATTCTCGTCGCCAGGTTTCTGCCAACGCTGTGCCACAAAGCGGCTGTTTATGTTAGAACCCTGGAATACATCCTTACGATACTTGTGACCAAGCTTGGCAATGAACATAAACGAAAGATCCCAGTTTCTGTACTTTAACGCATTTATAACTGATAGCTCGGTCGTTGGAACCGCTGTCCCGAGATATATAATATCATCGACATTGGCATTCTGTGCATACTTTACATCACCATCCTTACCATAGACCGTGACCATTCCACGATCATCTATGCCTGCAAAATTATAACCGAAGAGTCCGAACATAGGATGTCCTGCCGCATGTATAGCCTGACTCCATGCCCATGATGTCGGATAATTGCGTGCTACATTATATTCCACCACTTTATTTTTGTTGAAACTCATATTGAACATTATGTCCCAGCTGAAATCAGAACTGCGCACAGGGGTGCCGTGAAGCGAGATTTCCACGCCACGGTTATCAATCGCGCCAAGATTCCTGGTCATGCGGGATGTACCTGTGGTGGGATCGGTCGCATCCGCAGCAAGTATATCGGTCGACTTCTTGTAATAGTAGTCAAGACTGATGCCGAGACGGTTGCCGAACACATCAAAGTCCACACCCACATTAGTGGTCCTGGTCTTCTCCCATCGCAAAGAGTTGTTAGGGAATGATGATATGCCATTTGACACACCTCCTGTAGTGGGATTAAAACTTCCTGCTGAAAGGATCAGATAAGGCCCCTCGGAAAGAGAAATGTTTCCGTTGACACCATACGATGCCCTGAGATTAAGCCTGTCGACCCATCCGGCATTAAAGAAATCCTCATTGGCAATCTTCCATGTGCCACCCACAGACCACAAAGGTTTGTGACGGTACTTTGGATCGGTACCGAAGAAGTTGGTGAGGTCCTCACGCACACTCCCGCTCACAAGGTAACGGTTGTTGAACTCGTAGGAACCATTGAAATACCATGACACGAAACGATTGTCACGCAAAGAGTATTCACCATATTCAGGATAGAAACCTGCCGAACCACCTATCATATCGCTATTATATGTGCCGCTTGCAAGGTCCTTTATATTCACCGGAGAGAATGACCCTGCCGTGCTGTTATATCCGAAACGTGTGGCATATTGATTATTGTCATAGGATATGCGGCGCACCTCATTTCCGGCGAGCGCACTCACACGGTGCAACCCAAAGCTCTTGGAATAAGAGATCTGTGTGCGCAGTGTCCAGTCCTCGCTTGTATAACGAGTCTCATTGACAGCATCGCCGTCGGGGATGTAATGATTGGTGGGATTGCTCATCGAGGTCGAACTGTTGTAGGCATTACGCATCACATAACTGCCTGAGCCGAAGATGGCGCGATAGGTGGAATTGGAACGATTCCAGTTACCTCCGACCTCAGCATACAGTCCTTCCATTATATTGAACCGCACAAAGCCGTTGACTCGCGCCCCGAATGTCGCAGTCTTATTATATGAATCATACGAATCCTGTATGGGATTGTAGTACATATCCTTTGAACCTGCAATCCCGTCATAAAGCTGTTGAGACGCGTAGGACAAGGGCGTGAGATTGGTAAGATTGCCGTTTGCATCCATAAGCCGTGAATATGGCTTGATGTACTGACCATAGTTGGTATAGGTCTGCCATCCGGTGTTGGGTGCATGCGAGCGCGAGTAAGAGATACTGGCTCCTACCCCCACGGTCAGGAACCGGAACGGCTTCCACTCGTTGTTAAGGTCAATGATAACGCGGTTGGAATGGGTGTTGATGAATGCCCCCTTTGTATTGGTGTAATTGACTGCAAGGTTGTAAC
The sequence above is drawn from the Duncaniella freteri genome and encodes:
- a CDS encoding trimeric intracellular cation channel family protein gives rise to the protein MEATLLFIIEVIGTLAFAVSGIRLAAKKHFDWFGAYTIGVVTAIGGGTIRDLLLGAPVFWMSSWMYLTVTGLAFIMVVLFKKVLTSDSRSLFMFDAFGLTLFVITGIQKSLLYGYPMWVAIVMGMITGSFGGIMRDVLINEEPLFFRKDIYATACIAGGFVYWATWICGGDDLLRQLLCALTILILRWGALRYGWHLPEMKEGTAFRRNRK
- a CDS encoding RagB/SusD family nutrient uptake outer membrane protein translates to MKTIKHIIFLLFIVLATSCDDYLDVKPVGKMIPTEVSQFENLLNNDKTIGYFMMDNNSGCCYALLGDNLCLSYNHAHYQYIPSHPNLEVLSAYVFYDRLVQPNVTPFFWSSGIYGAVAYFNNVIDGINDLGVNDEYSRGVIAQAMAGRAWIYMNAALTYGPMYDPYGPNDTPCIPLRTSGDPIVSNGPLATTAQLFEQVKSDLDFACANAPDFTPNAARANKTAAYALRAEYHMYMRNWNDMLSDISEAWRLALAAKGSVDNLIYDFNDFYYEQISEIDPAPGVDPRVYMEFRGPDLSFDMVENRENLLYRPSAYGGSPLRFYPSDDWKSIFDKSTDKRWDLFALADEGFKKKVGDETYDDGIQISYYRRENMSTTTGLTYPIILLEKAEAEARTGNITDALASLNTLRKYRYSGSVTDLPGGSSFDQDQLLNEILNERRREQHIASFQRTVDLKRYAFDNGKPWSKQTIVHRIGDKEYSAPISSPVFNHINIDNAILKYNPQWGIALDYDTYAPYDKL
- a CDS encoding SusC/RagA family TonB-linked outer membrane protein, with product MIKRLFASLLLVLVTVSAVIAQNPVVITGSVLADDGEPLPGATVAVSGTSNATATDIDGRFTLKVPAAKKDGKIHVSYIGMRPVEMAISMINGPVEIRLQDDDNRLEEVIVTGYATLSKERATGSFGTISSKKLESKLATNLADRLEGQMAGVVLNKDGSMSIRGRATLNAETDPLVVVDGYPTELKLSDLNPDNISNITVLKDAVAASIYGSRSANGVIIVSTRQGEEGKMKVSYRGSLKVLPKPDLDYLHMAGASDYIDAEIELYNQNPGGTTIANRGTMSEVSTLIAKNKAGMISDAEYNAGIEALRQNDFLADMKKYMFRTELTQTHNLGISGGSSVNRYNLAVNYTNTKGAFINTHSNRVIIDLNNEWKPFRFLTVGVGASISYSRSHAPNTGWQTYTNYGQYIKPYSRLMDANGNLTNLTPLSYASQQLYDGIAGSKDMYYNPIQDSYDSYNKTATFGARVNGFVRFNIMEGLYAEVGGNWNRSNSTYRAIFGSGSYVMRNAYNSSTSMSNPTNHYIPDGDAVNETRYTSEDWTLRTQISYSKSFGLHRVSALAGNEVRRISYDNNQYATRFGYNSTAGSFSPVNIKDLASGTYNSDMIGGSAGFYPEYGEYSLRDNRFVSWYFNGSYEFNNRYLVSGSVREDLTNFFGTDPKYRHKPLWSVGGTWKIANEDFFNAGWVDRLNLRASYGVNGNISLSEGPYLILSAGSFNPTTGGVSNGISSFPNNSLRWEKTRTTNVGVDFDVFGNRLGISLDYYYKKSTDILAADATDPTTGTSRMTRNLGAIDNRGVEISLHGTPVRSSDFSWDIMFNMSFNKNKVVEYNVARNYPTSWAWSQAIHAAGHPMFGLFGYNFAGIDDRGMVTVYGKDGDVKYAQNANVDDIIYLGTAVPTTELSVINALKYRNWDLSFMFIAKLGHKYRKDVFQGSNINSRFVAQRWQKPGDENHTIYPALSSWNSDLFYFPYCDVNIGNASYAKLRDLTIAYTFDRSLINSIGMSEARIYLQGRNLFRITAKGVDIDPETMEMDYSNGVGASSNAGFSVLPRSAEYYVGLSFSF